One Phragmites australis chromosome 23, lpPhrAust1.1, whole genome shotgun sequence DNA window includes the following coding sequences:
- the LOC133906826 gene encoding uncharacterized protein LOC133906826 isoform X4 produces the protein MAWRGAASRTVLAAVRRPASAPSAARLRAPPPLAAPRRRVPSAFATSSPTAAARPLAAMMGSPVTVAAMMARLTAHPAASARACCELSQGT, from the exons ATGGCGTGGCGCGGCGCCGCCTCCCGCACCGTCCTCGCCGCCGTGCGCCGACCGGCCTCGGCGCCCTCCGCCGCGCGCCTCCGCGCCCCGCCTCCGCtcgccgccccgcgccgccgcgtCCCGTCCGccttcgccacctcctccccgaccgcgGCCGCGCG GCCGCTGGCGGCGATGATGGGGTCTCCGGTGACGGTGGCGGCCATGATGGCGCGGCTCACGGCGCACCCGGCCGCGAGCGCTCGGGCGTGCTGCGAGCTCTCCCAGGGTAC TTGA
- the LOC133906826 gene encoding uncharacterized protein LOC133906826 isoform X3, translated as MAWRGAASRTVLAAVRRPASAPSAARLRAPPPLAAPRRRVPSAFATSSPTAAARPLAAMMGSPVTVAAMMARLTAHPAASARACCELSQGNGKDG; from the exons ATGGCGTGGCGCGGCGCCGCCTCCCGCACCGTCCTCGCCGCCGTGCGCCGACCGGCCTCGGCGCCCTCCGCCGCGCGCCTCCGCGCCCCGCCTCCGCtcgccgccccgcgccgccgcgtCCCGTCCGccttcgccacctcctccccgaccgcgGCCGCGCG GCCGCTGGCGGCGATGATGGGGTCTCCGGTGACGGTGGCGGCCATGATGGCGCGGCTCACGGCGCACCCGGCCGCGAGCGCTCGGGCGTGCTGCGAGCTCTCCCAGG GGAATGGAAAAGATGGGTGA
- the LOC133906826 gene encoding uncharacterized protein LOC133906826 isoform X2 gives MAWRGAASRTVLAAVRRPASAPSAARLRAPPPLAAPRRRVPSAFATSSPTAAARPLAAMMGSPVTVAAMMARLTAHPAASARACCELSQGKSGKDG, from the exons ATGGCGTGGCGCGGCGCCGCCTCCCGCACCGTCCTCGCCGCCGTGCGCCGACCGGCCTCGGCGCCCTCCGCCGCGCGCCTCCGCGCCCCGCCTCCGCtcgccgccccgcgccgccgcgtCCCGTCCGccttcgccacctcctccccgaccgcgGCCGCGCG GCCGCTGGCGGCGATGATGGGGTCTCCGGTGACGGTGGCGGCCATGATGGCGCGGCTCACGGCGCACCCGGCCGCGAGCGCTCGGGCGTGCTGCGAGCTCTCCCAGG GGAAGAGTGGGAAAGATGGTTGA
- the LOC133906826 gene encoding uncharacterized protein LOC133906826 isoform X1: MAWRGAASRTVLAAVRRPASAPSAARLRAPPPLAAPRRRVPSAFATSSPTAAARPLAAMMGSPVTVAAMMARLTAHPAASARACCELSQGTFRRTCQDR; encoded by the exons ATGGCGTGGCGCGGCGCCGCCTCCCGCACCGTCCTCGCCGCCGTGCGCCGACCGGCCTCGGCGCCCTCCGCCGCGCGCCTCCGCGCCCCGCCTCCGCtcgccgccccgcgccgccgcgtCCCGTCCGccttcgccacctcctccccgaccgcgGCCGCGCG GCCGCTGGCGGCGATGATGGGGTCTCCGGTGACGGTGGCGGCCATGATGGCGCGGCTCACGGCGCACCCGGCCGCGAGCGCTCGGGCGTGCTGCGAGCTCTCCCAGGGTACCTTCCGCCGCACTTGTCAGGATCGCTAA
- the LOC133906734 gene encoding myb-related protein 2-like isoform X2, whose protein sequence is MSTTTSSATPDLSLHISPPSRDTGEMPEPRLLVGLELDAAAEEAAVQRHALHVQQRLHQPSQTAHGLKKSSGGTGGGKRSARAPRMRWTTALHAHFVHAVELLGGHERATPKSILELMNVKDLTLAHVKSHLQMYRTVKGADRSCVAGHGQARDMGFLRRVVGDVDGFDGFHTTTTFSNNTVRRSQSPGEQLQLDDHHHSAAWIQLQAQQSSNELMLQPLPCLPYNLIPQPDRLLMEPSQGLLKGGAQNHGDGAGVRLAEEARRVMQEKVSSPPPHHHAEIGIGRPSPNTSGSGDTAVSSSDWLQELPRQQHGYQSPGDAMSIRMVRRPAPPSLEMSLGRQGWQMDQCGGGGGVGVEFESSPSASKELTLLKCL, encoded by the exons ATGAGCACTACTACTAGCAGTGCGACTCCTGATCTCTCCCTCCACATCAGCCCTCCGTCGCGGGACACCGGAGAGATGCCGGAGCCGAGGCTGCTGGTGGGGCTTGAGctcgacgcggcggcggaggaagcGGCTGTGCAGCGGCACGCCCTCCACGTGCAGCAGCGGCTGCACCAGCCGAGCCAGACGGCCCACGGGCTCAAGAAGAGCTCCGGCGGCACCGGCGGCGGGAAGAGGAGCGCGAGGGCTCCGAGGATGCGGTGGACCACCGCGCTGCACGCGCACTTCGTGCACGCCGTCGAGCTGCTTGGCGGCCATGAGA GAGCAACACCAAAGTCAATCTTGGAACTGATGAACGTCAAGGATCTTACACTGGCTCATGTCAAGAGCCACCTGCAG ATGTACAGAACAGTGAAGGGCGCAGACAGATCATGTGTTGCAG GCCATGGCCAGGCCAGAGACATGGGCTTTCTGAGAAGAGTCGTTGGTGACGTAGACGGCTTTGATGGGTTCCACACCACTACTACCTTCAGCAACAATACTGTTAG GAGGTCACAGTCTCCAGGAGAGCAGTTGCAGCTGGATGATCATCATCATAGCGCTGCTTGGATCCAGTTGCAAGCCCAGCAGAGCAGCAACGAACTGATGCTGCAGCCATTGCCATGCCTGCCTTACAACCTCATACCTCAACCTGATCGCCTCTTGATGGAGCCAAGTCAG GGATTACTAAAGGGAGGAGCACAAAATCACGGGGACGGCGCCGGTGTTCGTCTCGCAGAGGAGGCTCGTCGTGTCATGCAGGAGAAAGTATCATCGCCGCCGCCTCATCACCACGCCGAGATCGGCATTGGGCGGCCGTCGCCGAACACGAGCGGCAGCGGCGACACGGCCGTTTCGAGCTCGGACTGGCTGCAGGAGCTGCCGCGGCAGCAGCACGGGTACCAGAGCCCAGGCGACGCCATGAGCATCAGGATGGTGAGGCGGCCGGCACCGCCTAGCCTGGAGATGAGCCTGGGGAGGCAGGGGTGGCAGATGGAccagtgcggcggcggcggcggcgtgggcgTGGAGTTCGAGTCCTCGCCGTCGGCGTCCAAAGAGCTAACCCTCCTCAAGTGCTTGTGA
- the LOC133906734 gene encoding probable transcription factor KAN4 isoform X1, translating to MSTTTSSATPDLSLHISPPSRDTGEMPEPRLLVGLELDAAAEEAAVQRHALHVQQRLHQPSQTAHGLKKSSGGTGGGKRSARAPRMRWTTALHAHFVHAVELLGGHERATPKSILELMNVKDLTLAHVKSHLQMYRTVKGADRSCVAGHGQARDMGFLRRVVGDVDGFDGFHTTTTFSNNTVSSWSLCLQVCNLAAFGGRSQSPGEQLQLDDHHHSAAWIQLQAQQSSNELMLQPLPCLPYNLIPQPDRLLMEPSQGLLKGGAQNHGDGAGVRLAEEARRVMQEKVSSPPPHHHAEIGIGRPSPNTSGSGDTAVSSSDWLQELPRQQHGYQSPGDAMSIRMVRRPAPPSLEMSLGRQGWQMDQCGGGGGVGVEFESSPSASKELTLLKCL from the exons ATGAGCACTACTACTAGCAGTGCGACTCCTGATCTCTCCCTCCACATCAGCCCTCCGTCGCGGGACACCGGAGAGATGCCGGAGCCGAGGCTGCTGGTGGGGCTTGAGctcgacgcggcggcggaggaagcGGCTGTGCAGCGGCACGCCCTCCACGTGCAGCAGCGGCTGCACCAGCCGAGCCAGACGGCCCACGGGCTCAAGAAGAGCTCCGGCGGCACCGGCGGCGGGAAGAGGAGCGCGAGGGCTCCGAGGATGCGGTGGACCACCGCGCTGCACGCGCACTTCGTGCACGCCGTCGAGCTGCTTGGCGGCCATGAGA GAGCAACACCAAAGTCAATCTTGGAACTGATGAACGTCAAGGATCTTACACTGGCTCATGTCAAGAGCCACCTGCAG ATGTACAGAACAGTGAAGGGCGCAGACAGATCATGTGTTGCAG GCCATGGCCAGGCCAGAGACATGGGCTTTCTGAGAAGAGTCGTTGGTGACGTAGACGGCTTTGATGGGTTCCACACCACTACTACCTTCAGCAACAATACTGTTAG CTCTTGGTCTTTGTGTCTGCAAGTCTGCAACTTGGCTGCATTTGGAGG GAGGTCACAGTCTCCAGGAGAGCAGTTGCAGCTGGATGATCATCATCATAGCGCTGCTTGGATCCAGTTGCAAGCCCAGCAGAGCAGCAACGAACTGATGCTGCAGCCATTGCCATGCCTGCCTTACAACCTCATACCTCAACCTGATCGCCTCTTGATGGAGCCAAGTCAG GGATTACTAAAGGGAGGAGCACAAAATCACGGGGACGGCGCCGGTGTTCGTCTCGCAGAGGAGGCTCGTCGTGTCATGCAGGAGAAAGTATCATCGCCGCCGCCTCATCACCACGCCGAGATCGGCATTGGGCGGCCGTCGCCGAACACGAGCGGCAGCGGCGACACGGCCGTTTCGAGCTCGGACTGGCTGCAGGAGCTGCCGCGGCAGCAGCACGGGTACCAGAGCCCAGGCGACGCCATGAGCATCAGGATGGTGAGGCGGCCGGCACCGCCTAGCCTGGAGATGAGCCTGGGGAGGCAGGGGTGGCAGATGGAccagtgcggcggcggcggcggcgtgggcgTGGAGTTCGAGTCCTCGCCGTCGGCGTCCAAAGAGCTAACCCTCCTCAAGTGCTTGTGA
- the LOC133906736 gene encoding uncharacterized protein LOC133906736 yields MSTTASNHNLAGMWFGELASALQGRWQEMAASHGEQRPRRQQVKLGGGLGERNKKAVAEGAAGNGRKATEEEDDDDVGRCGGTMSDATVRLLFDRFAPS; encoded by the coding sequence atgtcgacgacggcgtccaacCACAACCTGGCCGGCATGTGGTTCGGCGAGCTGGCCTCGGCGCTGCAGGGGAGATGGCAGGAGATGGCGGCCAGCCACGGCGAGCAGCGACCGCGCCGCCAGCAGGTGAAGCTGGGCGGCGGTCTTGGCGAGAGGAACAAGAAGGCGGTGGCGGAAGGAGCGGCCGGCAACGGGCGGAAggcgacggaggaggaggacgacgacgacgtcggGAGGTGCGGCGGCACCATGTCCGACGCCACGGTCCGCCTGCTGTTCGACCGGTTCGCGCCCAGCTGA
- the LOC133906735 gene encoding extra-large guanine nucleotide-binding protein 1-like, which translates to MAAGAGAGDYSFAAEYDGPPLPYSLPRAIPLDLSRIPLASLSSPPVSPSASSSSLPVVRPLTPSSLCSAVHVHAHPGPRSAAPAPAPAGAAAVVDSPTSVIENHHAAAHHSAELPSSPSDDEGAGDGSGGLQALPPKPHQPAVTFAETSGSLLQSSDDEDEYDEEEEEEDDAAAGEARPRAAGQSSGSLSPARFESALRRGARPRGCYRCGKGGGFWGRGDKEACLACGARYCAGCVLRAMGSMPEGRKCLGCIGRPVAESWRDALGRGSRVLRRLLSAAELELVMRSERECAANQLRAEDVYVNGAKLSPDELVMLQGCPCPPSRLRPGFYWYDKVSGFWGKEGHKPHCIISPNLNVGGSLDQKASNGNTGILINGREITKSELQMLKLAGVQCAGKPHFWVNADGTYQEEGQKTVKGKIWDKPIVKLLSPVLSLPTPNKAANQYGEEAVHMVNRVIPDYLEQRTIQKLLLVGSGASTVLKQAKFLYKSKPFSVGEREDLKLIIQSNIYNYLSILLEGRERFEEEALADRKKISQHDPSSSGRCGSGLCDEITEYSLIPRLKAFSDWILKAMALGNLEDIFPAASREYAPLVEELWKDPAIQATYRRRSELPFLPSAGSYFLDKAVDISRGEYELSDMDILYADGITSSDGLASTEFSFPHLSLDGQGAYEPDPQDTLLRYQLIRINTRGLHENCKWLQMFDDVRLVIFCVAASDYDEYYEYANGTVVNKMIESRQLFESIALHPTFEQMDFLLLLTKFDLLDQKIDKSPLTSCDWFDSFTPLISSRSTRSHTGATLAQMAAHYMAVKFKRLFHSLTGRKLYVSYVNALDQESVRSAVRYSREIVKWEEEKPVFGASETVYSEDPSSYSH; encoded by the exons atggccgccggcgccggcgccggcgactaCTCCTTCGCGGCGGAGTACGACGGCCCGCCGCTCCCCTACTCGCTCCCGCGCGCCATCCCGCTCGACCTCTCCCGCATCCCGCTTGCCTCGCTCTCGTCACCTCCGGTTTCGccctccgcctcctcgtcctcgctCCCCGTCGTCCGCCCGCTCACCCCTTCCTCCCTCTGCTCGGCCGTCCACGTCCACGCCCACCCCGGGCCCCGctccgccgcccccgcccccgcccccgcggGGGCCGCCGCGGTTGTGGACTCCCCCACCTCCGTCATCGAGAACCACCACGCTGCTGCGCACCACTCCGCCGAgctcccctcctccccctccgacgaCGAGGGCGCCGgtgacggcagcggcggcctcCAGGCGCTGCCGCCGAAGCCCCATCAGCCTGCGGTCACCTTCGCCGAGACCAGCGGCTCCCTCCTCCAGTCCTCTGACGACGAGGACGAGTacgacgaggaagaggaggaggaggacgatgccGCCGCAGGGGAGGCCCGCCCCCGCGCTGCTGGCCAATCGAGCGGCTCCCTCTCCCCCGCGCGCTTCGAATCGGCGCTCCGGAGAGGGGCCAGGCCCCGCGGCTGCTACCGATGCGGGAAAGGGGGCGGCTTCTGGGGCCGCGGCGACAAGGAGGCGTGCCTTGCCTGCGGCGCAAGGTACTGCGCGGGGTGCGTGCTCCGGGCGATGGGCTCCATGCCGGAGGGGCGCAAGTGCCTGGGGTGCATCGGCCGGCCCGTGGCCGAGTCATGGCGGGACGCGCTGGGGCGAGGGTCGCGCGTGCTGCGGCGGCTGCTCAGCGCGGCTGAGTTGGAGCTGGTCATGAGGAGCGAGCGGGAGTGCGCGGCGAACCAGCTGCGGGCTGAGGACGTCTACGTCAACGGGGCCAAGCTTTCGCCCGACGAGCTCGTGATGCTGCAGGGGTGCCCGTGCCCGCCTTCTAGGCTCCGGCCTGGGTTCTATTGGTACGACAAGGTCTCCGGCTTCTGGGGGAAG GAGGGACACAAGCCCCATTGCATAATCAGTCCAAATCTAAACGTTGGAGGTTCTCTGGATCAAAAGGCAAGCAATGGGAACACCGGAATATTGATTAATGGACGAGAGATTACAAAATCTGAACTGCAAATGCTTAAG TTGGCAGGAGTTCAGTGTGCTGGGAAACCTCACTTTTGGGTGAATGCTGATGGGACTTACCAAGAAGAAGGCCAAAAAACCGTTAAAGGGAAGATCTGGGATAAG CCTATAGTGAAGCTTCTTAGTCCTGTCCTGTCGTTGCCAACACCTAACAAAGCAGCTAATCAATATGGCGAAGAAGCTGTTCATATGGTAAATCGAGTCATCCCTGACTACCTGGAGCAAAGGACAATCCAGAAGCTTTTGTTGGTTGGGTCAGGGGCAAGCACCGTACTCAAGCAG GCCAAGTTCTTGTACAAGAGCAAACCATTTTCGGTGGGTGAGCGTGAAGATCTGAAACTTATCATACAAAGCAACATATACAACTACCTAAGCATATTACTTGAAGGCCGTGAAAGGTTTGAAGAGGAAGCTTTAGCTGATAGAAAGAAAATCAGTCAACATGACCCTTCTAGCTCTG GTCGTTGTGGATCTGGGCTCTGTGATGAAATTACTGAATACTCCCTTATTCCACGCTTGAAAGCATTCTCTGATTGGATTCTTAAAGCTATGGCTTTAGGTAATCTTGAAGACATCTTCCCTGCAGCTAGTCGTGAATATGCCCCACTTGTTGAGGAATTATGGAAAGATCCTGCTATTCAAGCTACATATAGACGAAGAAGTGAACTGCCGTTCCTTCCATCTGCTGGCAGCTATTTTCTTGACAAG GCCGTTGATATTTCTCGAGGGGAATATGAGCTCTCTGATATGGATATACTGTATGCTGATGGGATAACATCCTCAGATGGGCTAGCATCAACAGAATTCTCTTTCCCACATCTGTCTTTGGATGGACAGGGTGCTTACGAGCCTGATCCGCAAGACACCTTGCTAAG GTACCAGCTGATCAGAATAAACACTAGAGGTTTGCATGAGAACTGCAAATGGCTGCAAATGTTCGATGATGTGAGGCTTGTTATCTTCTGTGTTGCTGCCAGTGACTATGATGAGTACTATGAATATGCAAATGGTACTGTTGTCAACAAGATGATAGAGAGCAGGCAGCTGTTTGAGAGCATTGCCCTACATCCAACATTCGAGCAGATGGATTTCCTTCTACTGCTCACCAAGTTTGATCTCCTGGACCAGAAGATTGACAAATCCCCGCTAACATCATGTGATTGGTTCGACAGCTTCACTCCTCTGATCAGCAGCAGAAGCACGCGCAGTCACACCGGCGCAACACTGGCGCAGATGGCCGCACACTACATGGCAGTGAAGTTCAAGAGGCTCTTCCACTCGCTCACGGGGCGGAAACTCTACGTATCCTACGTGAACGCACTGGACCAGGAGTCGGTCCGCTCGGCGGTCCGTTACAGCCGGGAGATTGTCAAGTGGGAAGAAGAGAAGCCTGTGTTCGGCGCCAGCGAAACGGTTTACAGCGAGGATCCGAGCTCCTACTCTCACTGA
- the LOC133906765 gene encoding protein JINGUBANG-like, which yields MGNHNKLLQFLRPDPAVAAARSSDDEDEDYASWSPSPMTSTSGATSAAASPSPYVMSPWAQLPGLGADSVGVSDARTRLLGSLVKEDGHVYSLAAAGELLYTGTDSRNVRVWRDRRELVGFRSGSGLVKTIVVAGDGRIYTGHQDGKVRVWRASAEDSAVHRRVGSLPRLRDVVTSSLWPSHYVETRRKHNALWLRHFDAVSCLSLDAAAGLLYSGSWDKTFKVWRLSDSRCLESVRAHDDAINTVAAAGFDAIVFTGSADGTVKVWRREACGKKGRTRHVMERVLRKGESAVTAVAVAAEARVVYVGSSDGAVTHWQWRRGGGEPRKGGALRGHKMAVLCLAVAGRVVVSGSADRTISVWRRKEGADHELLDVLSGHTGPVKCVAMDEEEDADGGDGRRWVVYSGSLDGSVKVWRVPDSSPDPTPARTPAHAWKGAPSPLHSWTPYAVAPEPELKRMTAG from the coding sequence ATGGGGAATCACAACAAGTTGCTGCAGTTTCTGCGGCCGGacccggcggtggcggcggccaggTCGTCGgatgacgaggacgaggacTACGCGTCTTGGTCTCCCTCTCCGATGACTAGCACGAGCGGGGCCACCTCCGCGGccgcgtcgccgtcgccgtacGTCATGTCACCGTGGGCGCAGCTCCCGGGCCTCGGAGCCGACTCCGTGGGCGTGTCGGATGCCAGgacgaggctcctggggtcgcTCGTCAAGGAGGACGGACACGTGTACTCGCTGGCCGCGGCGGGGGAACTGCTCTACACGGGCACGGACTCGAGGAACGTGCGGGTGTGGCGGGACCGGCGGGAGCTCGTCGGGTTCCGGTCCGGGAGCGGGCTCGTGAAGACCATCGTGGTCGCCGGGGACGGGAGGATCTACACGGGCCACCAGGACGGGAAGGTGCGGGTGTGGCGCGCGTCGGCCGAGGACTCCGCCGTGCACCGGCGGGTGGGCTCGCTCCCGCGGCTCAGGGACGTGGTGACGAGTTCCCTCTGGCCGTCGCACTACGTCGAGACGCGGCGGAAGCACAACGCCCTGTGGCTCCGGCACTTCGACGCCGTGTCGTGCCTGAGCCTGGACGCGGCCGCGGGGCTGCTGTACTCCGGGTCCTGGGACAAGACGTTCAAGGTGTGGCGGCTGTCGGACTCGCGGTGTCTTGAGTCCGTGCGCGCCCACGATGACGCCATCAacacggtggcggcggcgggattCGATGCGATAGTGTTCACGGGGTCCGCGGACGGGACGGTGAAGGTGTGGCGCCGGGAGGCCTGCGGGAAGAAGGGCCGCACGAGGCACGTCATGGAGCGGGTGCTACGGAAGGGCGAGAGCGCGGTCACCGCCGTCGCCGTGGCGGCCGAGGCGCGCGTGGTGTACGTCGGTTCGTCGGACGGTGCCGTCACCCACTGGCAGtggcgacgcggcggcggtgagcCAAGGAAAGGAGGCGCGCTGCGGGGGCACAAGATGGCCGTGCTCTGCCTCGCGGTGGCCGGGCGCGTGGTCGTGAGCGGGTCCGCCGACCGCACCATCTCCGTGTGGCGCCGCAAGGAGGGAGCCGACCACGAGCTCCTCGACGTGCTCTCGGGCCACACGGGCCCCGTCAAGTGCGTCGCcatggacgaggaggaggacgcggaCGGCGGCGACGGGCGACGGTGGGTTGTGTACAGCGGCAGCCTCGACGGGTCCGTCAAGGTGTGGCGCGTGCCGGACAGCTCGCCCGACCCGACCCCCGCTCGGACGCCGGCGCACGCGTGGAAGGgcgcgccgtcgccgctgcACTCGTGGACTCCGTACGCGGTGGCGCCGGAGCCGGAGCTGAAGCGCATGACCGCGGGTTGA